Proteins from a single region of Pseudomonas sp. 10S4:
- a CDS encoding HAD family hydrolase, whose product MKAITCSQWLRYMTLALLIPVYAQAAEPLTSWNDGPSKASITTFVQAVTTDGSKDFVPPAERIAVFDNDGTLWSEQPMYFQVLFSLDEVKRQAPQHPEWKETQPFKAVLENDHQALAAAGMDGLLKIVGATNTGMTTEAFTANAKAWLAKARHPKADKPYTEMVFQPMLELLNYLRANGFKTYIVSGGEVAFMRAFAEEVYGIPPEQVIGTTFLTQFQPGDGNPTILRLPKLVHNDDGPGKPESVESIIGRRPLLAFGNSDGDLQMLQWTVAGNGKRFAGLVHHTDAKREWAYDRESKIGTLNKALNEATTKGWTVVDMAKDWNRIYPFDSHQDN is encoded by the coding sequence ATGAAAGCGATCACCTGTTCACAGTGGCTTCGATACATGACCCTAGCTTTGCTGATACCTGTTTATGCACAAGCCGCAGAACCGTTAACCTCCTGGAATGACGGCCCCTCGAAAGCTTCAATTACGACCTTCGTCCAAGCCGTGACCACGGATGGCAGCAAGGACTTCGTACCACCTGCAGAACGCATTGCCGTGTTCGACAATGACGGCACGCTGTGGAGCGAGCAACCAATGTATTTCCAGGTTCTTTTCTCCCTGGATGAAGTCAAGCGCCAAGCCCCACAACATCCTGAATGGAAGGAAACGCAGCCCTTCAAGGCCGTACTCGAAAACGATCACCAAGCACTTGCTGCAGCTGGCATGGACGGTTTGTTAAAAATCGTCGGTGCCACCAACACCGGTATGACCACCGAAGCCTTCACTGCCAATGCCAAGGCCTGGTTGGCCAAGGCAAGGCATCCAAAAGCTGATAAGCCGTATACCGAGATGGTCTTCCAGCCCATGCTGGAATTGCTCAACTACCTGCGTGCCAACGGCTTTAAGACCTATATCGTCTCGGGTGGCGAGGTAGCCTTCATGCGCGCCTTCGCCGAAGAGGTCTACGGCATCCCACCAGAACAGGTAATTGGTACGACATTCCTGACCCAGTTCCAGCCGGGCGATGGCAATCCCACTATCCTGCGATTACCCAAACTTGTACATAACGACGATGGTCCGGGTAAACCTGAGAGCGTCGAATCGATAATCGGTCGACGCCCACTATTGGCCTTCGGCAACTCCGATGGAGACCTCCAGATGTTGCAATGGACTGTCGCCGGCAATGGCAAGCGCTTCGCAGGGTTGGTACATCATACCGACGCGAAACGTGAGTGGGCTTATGACCGGGAATCCAAGATTGGCACGCTGAACAAAGCACTAAATGAAGCGACCACAAAGGGGTGGACAGTCGTTGATATGGCCAAGGACTGGAATCGCATCTACCCATTCGACTCCCATCAAGACAATTGA
- a CDS encoding IS1182 family transposase, translating to MKRFIEGEARTQVTLLPACLDDYVAEENPVRVVDVFVDELDLGALGFEGVDPAATGRPAYHPAVLLKIYIYGYLNRIQSSRRLERETERNVELMWLTGRLAPDFKTIADFRKDNGKAIRSVCRQFVVLCRNLNLFSQSIIAIDGSKFKAVNNRDRNFTQGKVKARMQQIEQSIDRYLAAMDSADRATPEVAEAKGERLKEKIETLKKQMQKLKEVEAQLHESPDQQISLTDPDARSMATSGRGTGTVGYNVQTAVDDKHHLIIAHEVTNVGNDRGQLSNMANQAREEIGAESLTVVADRGYYKGLEILACEQAGITTFVPKPLTSGSKAEGRFGKQDFIYLAASDEYRCPAGQLLTRRHSSTEDGMLLHCYYFSGCQSCSMQKQCTTGKERRVKRWEHEAVVDAMQVRLEHDPGKMKVRRQTVEHPFGTLKYWMGATHFLTKTLPRVSTEMSLHVLAYNLKRMMSIFGIAGLLEAIRA from the coding sequence ATGAAACGATTTATTGAAGGTGAGGCTCGGACGCAAGTCACCTTGCTGCCGGCGTGTCTGGACGATTACGTAGCCGAAGAAAATCCAGTGCGCGTGGTCGATGTTTTCGTCGATGAACTCGACCTGGGCGCACTTGGTTTTGAGGGCGTCGATCCTGCCGCAACTGGTCGTCCGGCCTATCACCCAGCGGTGTTGCTGAAGATCTATATCTACGGCTACCTCAATCGAATTCAGTCCAGCCGCCGGCTTGAGCGTGAGACCGAGCGCAACGTCGAGTTGATGTGGTTAACGGGGCGTTTGGCTCCGGACTTCAAAACCATTGCCGACTTTCGCAAAGACAACGGCAAAGCCATTCGCAGCGTATGCCGCCAGTTTGTAGTTCTTTGCCGCAACCTCAATCTCTTCTCTCAGTCGATCATCGCCATCGACGGCAGCAAATTCAAAGCCGTCAATAATCGCGATCGCAACTTCACTCAGGGCAAGGTGAAGGCACGCATGCAGCAGATCGAGCAGAGCATTGATCGCTATCTGGCGGCGATGGATTCGGCGGATCGGGCAACGCCCGAAGTGGCCGAGGCCAAAGGAGAGCGGCTGAAAGAAAAGATAGAAACACTAAAAAAGCAGATGCAGAAACTCAAGGAAGTCGAGGCACAGCTCCACGAAAGTCCAGACCAGCAGATTTCCCTCACAGACCCAGATGCACGCTCAATGGCCACGAGCGGTCGAGGCACCGGGACGGTTGGCTACAACGTGCAAACCGCTGTCGATGACAAACACCATTTGATCATTGCCCATGAGGTGACCAACGTTGGCAATGATCGCGGGCAGCTGAGCAATATGGCGAACCAAGCGCGTGAAGAAATTGGAGCTGAATCGCTAACGGTGGTGGCTGATCGAGGCTATTACAAAGGTCTGGAAATCCTTGCTTGCGAGCAAGCCGGCATCACTACCTTCGTACCGAAACCCCTCACATCTGGCAGCAAAGCGGAAGGCAGATTCGGCAAGCAGGATTTCATCTATCTTGCGGCGTCGGACGAGTATCGATGCCCTGCGGGGCAGTTACTAACCAGGCGACATTCGTCGACGGAAGACGGCATGTTATTGCATTGTTATTACTTCTCGGGCTGCCAGTCCTGCTCAATGCAAAAGCAATGCACGACGGGTAAGGAGCGTCGGGTTAAGCGCTGGGAACATGAAGCGGTAGTTGATGCGATGCAGGTTCGATTGGAGCATGACCCGGGGAAGATGAAGGTTCGCCGCCAGACTGTTGAGCATCCTTTTGGAACGCTCAAATATTGGATGGGAGCCACCCACTTCCTGACCAAAACACTACCGCGGGTAAGTACTGAGATGAGCCTTCATGTGCTCGCCTACAACCTCAAACGAATGATGAGCATCTTCGGCATCGCAGGACTGCTTGAGGCGATCAGGGCGTGA
- a CDS encoding c-type cytochrome has translation MKILFIASLGILSLIQTSLSFADNVNGKNLYLQRCTMCHGIDLKGTGPLANKSNPPTPDLTTSVFKKRLNDYPGVIVSSIILRPNGDLIPRTLQENGVKLSPYAWRINDLRDLNQYMSSVISKNR, from the coding sequence ATGAAAATATTATTCATCGCTTCGCTAGGAATTTTATCGCTAATTCAAACATCACTATCCTTCGCGGATAATGTTAATGGGAAAAATCTCTATTTGCAGAGATGTACCATGTGCCACGGAATAGATCTCAAAGGAACAGGACCATTGGCTAATAAAAGCAATCCTCCTACACCTGACCTTACAACATCCGTTTTCAAAAAACGATTAAATGATTATCCGGGCGTTATTGTTTCATCAATAATACTTCGTCCAAATGGAGACTTGATTCCAAGAACTTTGCAAGAGAATGGTGTAAAGCTATCGCCGTACGCTTGGAGGATTAATGATCTGCGCGATTTAAATCAATACATGAGTAGTGTGATTTCAAAAAATCGATGA
- a CDS encoding SDR family NAD(P)-dependent oxidoreductase, with protein MNTIIMTGGTFGLGEATAKQLNASPDTQLILGGRETRLPLELASLGSIRQFARQVLDTLGKRKINALVLNAGLSFPAAARTVDGYETTFAVNHLGHYLLLRLLAPSLARNAIVVMTTSNTHDPMFSPVAPFSFVDAQQLAHLDLQKGAHASVAFESGFRAYATSKLCNLLTARAFAASSVVKARRLRVIAYNPGYIPGTGLGRNLPAGALPAPAMALSPYFAEGMRMQAGEVLADLALGRIVPPRGRLYASLVRGELTWPEPSELARREDVAQQLWRDSAVLTGMDCD; from the coding sequence ATGAATACGATCATCATGACCGGCGGGACTTTTGGTCTGGGGGAAGCGACCGCGAAGCAGTTGAACGCGTCCCCCGACACCCAACTCATCCTTGGCGGGCGGGAAACCCGCTTGCCACTGGAACTGGCAAGTCTGGGAAGTATCAGGCAATTTGCCAGGCAAGTGCTCGACACGCTGGGCAAGAGAAAAATCAATGCCCTGGTGCTCAATGCAGGGCTCAGCTTTCCCGCCGCAGCCCGCACGGTGGACGGTTACGAAACCACCTTTGCGGTCAATCACCTGGGCCACTATCTGCTTTTACGGCTTCTTGCGCCGTCGTTGGCGCGTAATGCAATTGTGGTGATGACCACCAGCAATACCCATGACCCGATGTTCAGCCCGGTCGCCCCGTTTTCATTTGTCGATGCACAACAACTGGCGCATCTGGACCTTCAAAAAGGGGCGCATGCCAGCGTGGCGTTCGAGTCCGGATTTCGCGCCTACGCCACCTCGAAGCTGTGCAATCTATTGACGGCCCGTGCCTTCGCGGCATCCTCCGTGGTCAAGGCTCGGCGTTTGCGGGTTATCGCCTATAACCCTGGATATATTCCCGGCACCGGCCTAGGGCGCAACTTGCCTGCGGGGGCGCTTCCGGCACCCGCCATGGCATTGAGTCCTTACTTCGCCGAGGGCATGCGCATGCAGGCCGGAGAAGTCTTGGCCGACCTTGCGTTGGGGCGGATTGTGCCGCCGAGGGGGCGTCTGTATGCGTCTCTGGTGAGAGGTGAACTGACTTGGCCCGAGCCATCCGAACTCGCTCGTCGTGAGGATGTTGCGCAGCAACTGTGGCGTGACAGCGCAGTGTTAACGGGTATGGATTGTGATTAG
- a CDS encoding pirin family protein produces MLEHRFKADLGGGDYGWLKARHHFNVTADGNPAHRPLGALVVWNDDEIAPGSGFPMHGHESMEIVTYVLEGAVTHRDSAGGQGRTEVGDVQVMSAGTGIWHEERNAGSVPLRLFQIWLRPRESGGQPRWGSRPFPKSDRTGQWAVLASGMPGDDNALPIRADARVLGATLKAGQCLSHDCLITRQGYLVPTLGTVRVNGERVEAGDGIALTQETRLIIEAIDDTEVLLVEVF; encoded by the coding sequence ATGTTAGAACATCGATTCAAGGCCGACCTCGGTGGTGGCGACTATGGCTGGCTCAAGGCCAGGCATCATTTCAACGTCACTGCCGACGGCAATCCCGCTCACCGTCCGCTAGGGGCGCTTGTGGTCTGGAACGACGACGAGATTGCGCCCGGCAGCGGTTTTCCCATGCATGGTCATGAAAGCATGGAGATCGTTACTTACGTATTGGAAGGCGCGGTGACCCATCGAGACAGTGCGGGCGGGCAAGGCCGCACTGAGGTCGGGGACGTGCAGGTAATGAGTGCCGGCACCGGCATTTGGCATGAAGAACGCAACGCAGGGAGCGTTCCATTGAGGCTGTTCCAGATCTGGTTGCGGCCGCGCGAAAGTGGCGGACAACCCCGTTGGGGCTCGCGTCCTTTTCCAAAGTCTGATCGGACCGGCCAATGGGCGGTACTGGCCAGCGGGATGCCTGGCGATGACAACGCTTTGCCCATCCGCGCCGATGCACGTGTGCTCGGGGCGACACTCAAGGCTGGCCAGTGCTTGAGCCATGATTGTTTGATCACTCGCCAGGGCTATCTGGTGCCGACGCTCGGCACGGTGAGAGTCAACGGAGAAAGGGTCGAAGCGGGGGACGGTATTGCCTTGACTCAGGAGACCCGGCTCATTATCGAAGCCATCGACGATACCGAAGTGCTACTGGTCGAGGTGTTTTGA
- a CDS encoding pirin family protein: MTPQPQPHIGSTRETVTHRAISYRTTGSGHGPIVRLMSPSDLGHLVKPFVFLDLFEGESSFTRGMPMHPHSGIATVTVITEGNLRFEEAESGAGTIDYGGVEWMRAGGGVWHGKEMSVGTSKRIQGFQLWVALPPALENANVDSQYLESSVMPEVGPARVILGTYQGVKSPVRAPAGMNYLLVTLRAGETWTYVSPSGHESLWLSVSRGSLSAPNLVDAGEMVIFEPGDGAVTLKAMHKDTVFVIGSAMPHPYELVLGNYSVHTNPQALRAGEAKIAEIGVRLREYLQNPSESAAVPVFK; encoded by the coding sequence ACACGCGAAACCGTTACTCACCGCGCAATCAGCTACCGCACCACAGGTAGCGGGCACGGTCCTATTGTTCGACTGATGAGTCCTTCAGATCTGGGCCATTTGGTCAAACCTTTCGTTTTCCTTGATCTGTTTGAAGGTGAGAGTTCATTCACTCGCGGCATGCCAATGCACCCGCACTCGGGGATCGCCACTGTCACCGTTATTACCGAAGGTAATTTGCGCTTCGAGGAGGCTGAATCGGGCGCGGGGACGATTGACTATGGTGGCGTTGAATGGATGCGGGCGGGAGGCGGGGTCTGGCACGGGAAGGAGATGTCGGTAGGGACATCGAAGCGGATTCAAGGTTTTCAACTTTGGGTGGCACTACCGCCCGCGTTGGAAAACGCGAATGTCGACAGCCAATACCTGGAGTCGAGCGTGATGCCTGAAGTGGGGCCTGCGCGGGTGATTCTTGGAACCTACCAAGGGGTCAAAAGTCCAGTTCGCGCGCCTGCTGGAATGAACTACTTGCTGGTCACGCTACGTGCCGGGGAAACCTGGACCTATGTTTCGCCCAGTGGGCATGAGTCATTGTGGTTGAGTGTCAGTCGAGGATCCCTTAGCGCACCCAACCTGGTCGACGCGGGGGAAATGGTCATCTTCGAGCCAGGTGACGGTGCCGTTACGCTGAAGGCGATGCACAAGGATACGGTCTTCGTGATCGGTTCAGCGATGCCTCATCCCTATGAACTTGTGCTGGGAAATTACTCGGTTCACACCAACCCGCAAGCCTTGCGTGCGGGAGAGGCAAAAATTGCCGAGATTGGCGTTCGGCTCCGTGAGTACCTGCAAAACCCAAGTGAGTCTGCTGCTGTGCCCGTTTTCAAATAA